CCTGTCTACAGATCCACTTGCAGCTTCCATAGAACCACTTTGCTCAGCCAAGGAACAGAGAAACTGAACCAAGTTTCCCAGAAACAAGGATCTTTGAAATAAAACATCCGCACCAGAGCTTTTCTGAGCAACAAGATTTGGTCCAACATGAATCCCTTGTAATAAATTCCAAGGGACGGTTGAAAGAACAGAATTGACATTATCAAAGAACAGTTCAACAAGtacatcatcatcttcagtCTTCAAATATTTTCGTATATCACGTAAAACTCGAACAACACCAGCTGCGACAGACCAGTCAGCATTTTCCAGCTTACGTTTTAACACAAGAACTAAACTTGATGAACCAGAGTGATGATCATCAGCTTCAGTTGTCAAATGTGATGAAGTACATTGAATCGCCACAGTGATCGCCAAATCcacacaaacacacaacaAATGAATAAAGGCACCCCAGTTGCTTCCCTACAAAATACATATAGCTAAGAAAATGAAGTAAACAACCATAAGTACAAAATTACATCCACTAAGGGATTGAAGTTGTAAAATACCAAAGCAGCAAGGAATTCTGAGACAGCAACTAGAACGTTGCACGTCAGATGCTTGACATATTGACTCTCCACTGTTAACAAAACTATCTATTGAAAAAGCAACAAAATTTGAAGCtcaatcatttatatattgcGAAATGaccacaaaaaattcatttactTAGAAAGAAGAAGCTGAACTTACCAAGTGAGTTACGATTTTAGTTAGACACATGCAATCACTCTCACAATCCAATCCTATCACTGGGCCCTGATAACAAGGATTAACGGAAGATAAATACTTCAAAGTTTACGCCTTGGGGTTTCATCccaaaaaaagtcaaatttgtggtttttagagagagagagagagagagagagagagactgacaTTTTCAGAGTCGGAGTCAAGTGCTTGGGTCAAGAGCTTGACTTGTCGAAGAAGCTGAGAGAGAGTGACCAGGATTTCTCGCTCTTTGGTCACCAAAACGACACCGGATTCCTGCAAAGCAACAGAGAATTGAGCTTCTGAAACAACCAATGAAATGAAACCCTAATCACAGAGTAGGGAGAAACTTACAGTGTACGGACGGAGACAGTCATCGACCAAACGGCAGAGCCGCGAGAGCTTCGAATCACTGCACATTTTCAAATCGACGAGGAAAGGCGAAAGCTTCAGCTTCAGCTTCAGCTTCAAAACTGTCTTGAGATGGCCAAACGGTGCGTTTGGAAGGCGGGTCTTTGGTGATATATTGGAGAACATCAGGGACGGTTCTGATATATTGCAATTTGTTCTACTTAAAAATCCAAACCACCCACTTTTTTGGCGGGTAAAAGGATTCACTAATTTATATGCCACCGCCGTATGAAACCTCTTTCTTAGCAGCTCTCATACAAAGATGCACCTCCATAACCTCACTGAAACAAGCGCGGCAACTCCACGCTCTCCTCCTCACCACCACAGCTATTGGCTCGTACTCGCCATACCCGTACAACAATGTCATATCTATGTACTCACGGTGCGGTTCACTCGAAGATTCCCAGAAGGTGTTTGATAAAATGCCTCAAAGAAATCATGTTTCTTTCAATGCGCTCATTGCGGCCTATTCCAGAGATTCAAGAAGTGCACTTTTGGCCTTTGAACTACTTAACAAAATGGGAAGTGAATGCCTTAGGCCAAATGCTTCGACTTTCACAAGCTTACTACAAGCGTCTTATACTCTTGAGGATTGGTTGGTTGGCTCTTTGGTTCATGCCAAGGTTGTGAAATTTGGTTTCTCGAATGATTTATGTGTTCAAACTGCTCTTCTTGGGATGTACTCCAACTGTGGAGATTTGGAATCTGCGAGGAAAGTTTTTGGGTGGATAGTTGATAAAGATGTTGTGGCTTGGAATTCTATGATTTTTGGGAACTTGAAGAATGATGAGACCAAGGAAGGGCTTCATCTCTTTGATGGCATGCTGAGGAGTGGAATTGTTCCTAGTCAATTCACATATTCAATGGTTTTGAATATGTGTAGCCGATTAAGATATTTTTGTCTGGGGAAACTCATACATGCCCGAGTCATAGTTTCAAGCACACTAACTGATTTAACTTTGCAAAATTCCCTGCTTGACATGTATTGCAATTCTGGTGACACCCGCGTAGCATTTAGTGTGTTCAGTGAAATGCACAACCCAGATTTGGTGTCATGGAACACGATGATTTCTGGGTATTCACAACATGGGGATGGAGAGCAGGCCATGAATTTGTTTGCTCAGTTGAAGAAAATTTCTCTCCTCAAACCAGATGAGTATACTTTTGCAGCCATCATATCTGCAACAGGAACATACCTAGCTTCCGACTATGGTAAATCTCTTCATGGACAAGTCACAAAAGCAGGATTTGAGAAAAGTGTTTTTGTAGGAACTACACTTGTGTCTATGTATTTCAAAAATGGTGAAACTGATGATGCTCAGAAGGTGTTCTATTCCATTTTGGATAAGGATGTCGTTCTCTGGACTGAGATGATCATGGGTTTTTCGAGATTGGCTGATGGGGAGAGTGCAATTAAGTTCTTTTCTGAAATGTGCCAAGCAGGCCATAAGATTGACAGCTTTTCTCTCAGTGGAGCTTTGAGTGCTTGTTCCGACCTTGCCATGTTAAAACAAGGTGAGATGATTCACTCTCAGGCTGTAAAAACAGGGTACGATGTTGAAATGTCTGTCTGTGGGAGTCTGGTGGATATGTATTCGAAAAATGGTAGCCTTCAAGCTGCTTATTCTATATTTTCCCAAGTTTCAGACCCTGATTTGAAATGCTGGAACTCAATGCTTGGGGGATATAGTCACCATGGCATGGCAGAGGAAGCATTGAAGCTGTTTTTTGAGATAGAAAAACACGGTCTCAGACCAGACGAAGTAACATTTCTGTCTGTGCTCTCAGCTTGCAACCACAGTGGTTTGGTTGAAGTAGGAAAGTTCTTGTGGAAATGTATGAAGGAAAACGGTATCACACCTGGGCTTAAGCACTACTCTTCCATGGTAAGTTTGTTAGGTCGAGCTCGATTATTAGATGAGGCAGAGGAGCTTATTAACAGTTCACCATTTAAGGAAGATAATCTTGAACTGTGGAGAACTTTGCTAAGCTCGTGTGTcatcaataaaaatttgaaagtagGAGTTCATGCAGCAGAGCAGGTTCTAAGTTTAGATGCAGAAGACAGTGCAACACTTGTACTGCTGTCTAATCTCTATGCTGCTGCAGGAAAATGGGGTAGTGTGGTAGAAATGAGGAGAAAGATTAAAGTACTGACGTTGGAAAAGGATCCTGGACTAAGCTGGATTGAGGATAAGAATAATGTTCAGGTATTTTGTTCAGGTGTTCAATCAGAACAAGAGATAGGTGAAGCCCAAGCTGCACTGCATTGGCTACAAGGAAACATGGTAAGATCACAAACAGATGAATCTGATGAACAGATGTATACTACATAAGATGTAGAAAGAGGTAGAATCTTGACATATCAATACTTGTATTAGAATCTGAGCATCCAACcgaaaaccaattggcaatagGCGGAGGCCAAAGATCATTTAAACTATTATGCAAGGCTTTAGTTCCCCAACGTGGGATTCACACTCTCAACAATTTAGAATCAACGCCACTAATTCCTTTTAATAAGCTTTAGAATTGATACAAACTCTTTCCAGCTTTCCTTACCACTAGCAATAAAGCTGCTACTTTGACAGCAGTACTCAGAAGCCTAGAAATGAACAATCTTACTTGTAGCCTAATTAACCAACCATAGGGCCCTCATCCTAACATATTGAGTTGATATTTTGCTTGAACTcaatgtgtttgatacaaTTAAGAGTGAAGAATAAGTTTGACATAATCTgacaacaaattttttatttttttttttaaaaactcgaTTAAAGACCAACTGATATGATTTATACTTACAAGGCTTCAAagtgatgaaattgaaaatagaaaGACCAAATTCATGGCGTAACACCTAGAACACACGTTTAAGTAGAGTAGTAGTTTTACACTCATGGTTAGCAAACTTATTCTCCTAACAATTGGCCTAAAACATAGCTCGCTAACATTTTAAGCGTACTTTTGTGCTATCTCCAGAAAAGCATTGGAAAGTTCTTGTGGCTTTGAAAACATTGGCATATGATCAGCACCCTTAATCTCCACCACATTTTTAACCCCGCTGTTTGCAATCATCCATCGCTGAAATTCCTCAGTTATTATCAAATCTTTGTCACTAACCACATAAACTCGTGTAACCGACCCATATCCCTCATTTGAGAACTTCTTCATCTTAGCCACTTCTTCACGAAAGAATGAACTCTTCCTCACTAAACTCTTGGCAAGTTCCAGATCCTTTGAGCATGTACAATGCAATAACATCAGTTCAGGAAGTATAAATACGCACAATACAAGTTTATACACGTAAATCCCACTTCAAGAAAGAGAGTAGACAAttaggaggaaaaaaaaaatcactctAATTGAGCAGGAATTCATTTTCACTATAATTtatgtcatttacaaaattcgacataCGTAAATCCAAGTACTACTGAAAATATTAATTGCTACGATGGAGATTTAAATTCCCTCATTTAAGAATTCTATGCAATTTTCAAGAGGGTAAATCTAAGGTATTTTCCATGATATAGTTGCACTGTCTCTTGcgtctgtgtgtgtgtgtttgtgagAGAAAGATACCTCAATGGGGCTGAGTTGATAGAGGTTCGCCTGTAAGTACTTGGGACCGAAGAATATCGACGTTAAGGGTTCTTTGGCGCTTCCAAACTGTTCAAACTGAGTGTCTAGCCATGAGTCTGCTGGTATCTTCTGCATGAACTTTTGACAGAAAAAAACCAGTGTTTTGAAATAGATTTTAGTTACCATtctaattaaagtaaataaataacaagGTGAGGCTTGAAATAATAGTATACCTCATCCATAATATATGATGGCTGGTGAGTTGTATCTGGCAGAAAGGCAGTCAAGAAAACAGCAGCAGAAATTTTCTGTGGGAACCTTTCCATGGCAAGGGACAAGTTCATGCCTCCAAGGCTATGCCCTACAAGGATcaccttttcttttggacCAAGTGAGGCTATAAGCTCCAACAAAGGCTCGGAGTACTCTGCTAGTGAGTGAACATCGTGTATGGCCTTCATGTTGATGCCGGAACCGGTAAGGTTCAGCACCGTCACCTTGTGACCGGAAGACTCGAGCTTCGGCTTGATCTTGTACCAGCACCAAGCCCCATGGCCAGCACCGTGTACTAGAACGAAATGAGCATGAGCCTTCTGTGCTTCGTTGGTTGCTGCCATTTTCTTATTGGGTATGATCGattgaaattaataaaattccaaaacttATATTATAACCTAGGCAGGATTTTCCAAAGCAGAAATTTCCACAGtagggttttttgttttgtgaagTCAagttaatattaatttatgagTAATATTAAGcttactatatttttatatcataTTATGCACCACGTATTTAACAAAAGTAGTTAATTTATTGGACCCAATAGTTGTTAGGAACAATCAAAAAACCATAAAGTTGCCACTCACTAAAGTACAAataattgtattaaaaaattaactcTTTCTCATCAATAATTTGAAGATAAGGAGTTCAACAGAGCAGGTTATCattaagtttattttatttttaacatatgCGATATTAATAATGACAGGAGATTCAAACATATAAACTCGAATGCAAGACAACTGCTTTTTAACCACTCAAGTTATCAGCCCtgccaaatttttattaagtTAAGATGTGCAGACCACAATCTATCTTGGTTTCCCATCTCTTTTCTCTTACAATTAGCAGTATAGTGTGGGGTCTTACGTCTCCCTTTCCTttagcataaaaaaatatcataaaatcaAGATGCATAAAGTATGATTTGCGCAGTAAATGATgtgacatttttgtttttgttcaaaCTTTTTGACCTCAATTATTAGATAGCGAGATATACACTAACacataatatttaatataCAAATTTAATAACTCTAGCATTATTACATAAACATAGCTCATACATGTTCAAAGTCCAAGCATAACATGTTCAAACTTAATCTCCTCGATCGCTTTTCAGCCGGATCCTACCATTGTTGAATCTGAagtatacttatttgatatatcTACAAGAGCATTGCAAACTTCTTGGGTCTTTGAAAACATTGGCATATGATCGGCGCCCTTGATCTCCACCACATTTGTAACCCCACTGTTTTCAATCATCCACCGCTGAAATTCCTCGGGAATTCCTTTATCTTCGCTACAAACCACATAAACTCGTGGGACCCGACCATACCCCACATTCGAGaatttcttcatctttgaCAAGTCTTGAAGAAAGAGTGAGCCTACCCTTACTGAACTCTTGGCGAGTTCCAGATCCTACATTCCAATATGTGCAGTGTAATAATAATTGCACGTTAGTCGTTCATGGAATTTAAAGACCTATATGATGATATGGAATTTCTTTACTCTGAAATAATGATTTTTCAAACATTAGTTAGAAAGAATAACTATTATTTTTGCGTACAAAACTTGAAttcttaaaatataaaaagggcAAAGAACTCACTAGTGTAATAGTTTAGAGTATTTATTCTCTCAGGAAAGGTCCTAGGTTTGAGTCTTAGCAATCgtatagtgtgtgtgagtttagtatgctatcgCTCCTCTCAATAGAAAAGGTCctccaaaaaaacaaattaaaaaaaaatccttctGAAATGATTatgcaaattaaaaaaaaatccttctGAAATGATTATGCGGCTCCAGTTACGAATGGTATTTTGAAATGAACACTTATCCTTTGTTTTTTAGTCTGAAATGTGCATTAATTTTTCACTTTAATTATTCTTAACAAGAGAGACACGTTCCTTCTTATCTACAATGAGGGAAACATTATCCTTTTTTCGAAAAAAAGTTAAACAATTTTGGACTAGCGTGATTGGGTGGAGCTCTTGTCTCTTGGTGTTactttttcaacttttttattattttttataatatgtgTTCATTTTCAATTGGCCATCATCTTAATCCAACCTATAGGTCTCTCGAGGGGACATAAACAATGGAACGGGACCAATGATGTTTCAGTAGCTGTTGTTTCTTTCTGTGAAATTGGGCCTAATTGCGTGATAAAACATGACTCAAATACCACAATTTGAGTGTTATTGTCGTTATCCTAATTCTAACTCACAGATGAGTTGTGATATGTGCAGGTGTGAGGGAGAGAAAGATATGTACCTCAATGGGGCTGAGTTGATAGAGCTTGGCTAAGAACTCAGGACCGAAATGCATTGACATTAAGGGTTCTTCAGCACTCCCATAATTTGTAAACTGAGTGTCCAGCCATGCTTCTGTGGGCGTGTTTTGATTGTACTTTTCACATCGAAACAGAAACCAAAGTGTTTATTAAATCAGACAGGTATGTGAAAACGAATGAATTGTCTCATAGCATGCTACAATACATTTTTGGATGTCActtaaaaaagcaaaaacataaataatacTACTGTTTAGGGACGACAAAACAATCAATGGGTTCCCAGACAGTAGTTGAGACGTTAACCTCAAGAAGTAGCAGTGAAAAGAACGCAGAGTTGGGACACCATTGCAATGTTTAGACTATATATGAAgtagctttttctttttcttttttttttcttttttatttaaaggaGGTATTATGATGGGGAAGAAGATCCTCAGTGTTTCATTGGTTATATATTTGCCTCATAATAATTTAGTGACcgaatttgaaaaataattttataattatctCTAATATTATAGGTCAATGAAAAGCATCGATCACTAGCAATTAATTAACCATGTAGTTAATCATTACCTTTTGACAAACACGATTAGCGTAAACATTGTAATTTAATCATTACCTTTAATCATTGTAATTTAATCATTACCTTTTTTCAAACACAATTAGCGTAAACATTGTAATTTAATCATTACTTTTTTTCAAACACGATTAGCATAAGCATTGTAATTTAATCATTTATGTTTTGACTAACaatagaatttttaaaaaaaatgctaaTTAGCTGAAAGTAACGTAACACGATTTCTTTGAGAACGGGGGCTTATAATTAAAGCCTAAAAGTTTAATTGAAAACCAAGTGATGGAAAGTCAGTTTGTTCATAAGAGTACTCCACCCTAAAGGGCAAGGATTGTTACTATTCATGTAAATAGTGGCAGCTCTTATCTTTTTGTTTCCACTTCAAAGAGAAAGGGAAACAacaagggcaattactattcactttaatttattttctattttttatacttaaaccattaattttgatgtgggaagtgaagaatatgactaggtttttattttttattttttaaattctgaaatttttggtatttttcaagatttttttttctatttttttttttcaaacccAGACAAGTTTTGCCCTCAGATCTACCCAAGCTCGTAGAGCTCACCAGCTGCCTAGTCTTGCTGTTACACACTGGAGCCAATTGCTGGGCCTAGGGCCCCTCCTGTCCGGGCAAAAGAGGAGTGCTGGAAGTGCTCTCATACATagtaaataattttatattagattttggattggattggattggctTGAATTAGAGTTTattcatatttgttttgttaattatCTTACCCTAATCAGATATCAGAATGTAACCAAGAAGCATGAaagaaacaattaaaattgacTTAATTATCTGTCATAAGAGGCTTTATTGTTCTTGGTTAAACCTTGGGAGCTGGAGCAAAAAAAGGCAAATAAGCTACTTTTTTTTCGGCCTCAGTTAGGAAGGGGGAGGGGTATTCACAGACATAGCTAAGACCTCATTGTCTAAAATGGCAAAGCTACTTGAGCTCTGAGATAATTATGCCATACCTGATCCAAAACATGTGAAGGCTGGTGTGTGGTATCTGGCACAAAGGCGGTCAAGAAAACAGCAACACAAATTTTCTGTGGGAAGTTTTCCATGGCAAGGGCCAAGCTCATGCCTCCAAGGCTATGCCCTACAAGGATCACCTTTTCTTCTGGACCAAGTGAGGCTATAAACTCCAACAGAGGCTCAGAATACTCTGCTAAAGAGTGAACATCTTGTATGGCCTTCGTGTTGATCCCTGAAGCTGCAAGGTCCAAGGCTGTGACTCTGTGACCAGCAGACTCTAGCCTTGGCTTGATCTTGTACCAGCACCAGGAGCCATGGCAAGCCCCATGTACTAGAACAAAatgcttctcttcttttggTACTGCCATTTTTCTCTGTTGGTGATTTGTTGTTCAAATGGGATCTTTAGGCTATTTATAAAGATGACTTAACTTTTATACTATATTTAGTgaagttttattaatttaatttattcccTTAATTTGTCGGTCCATTTTATGTAACATGGTTTTAAAAGGTCTAGTTAAATCTCTTATTCTCCTTCCACAATTCTTTGTTGGTTTGCAAGTAACAGAGTGGGGAAGTACTTCTGTACTTATCTCGATTTGTATCATCTCCCTTTCTACATGTAAGATGAAATTATATACAAGATAGTGTTAATATGATATACATTGTCGGCTCATTCTTAATGGTCTAAACTTTTGAGATCGGATAGTTCACAactttaatttcaattatacatatattgCCTCCGCTTCTTAGTAGGAACAAGTTccctttaattttttgatcaattaaattttttgaaaagggccggaaatttcaattaacctTTAAGTGAAGAACGTGATGAGGACTTAATTGAGTTTTTAAC
Above is a genomic segment from Prunus dulcis chromosome 7, ALMONDv2, whole genome shotgun sequence containing:
- the LOC117635035 gene encoding pentatricopeptide repeat-containing protein At3g50420, with protein sequence MPPPYETSFLAALIQRCTSITSLKQARQLHALLLTTTAIGSYSPYPYNNVISMYSRCGSLEDSQKVFDKMPQRNHVSFNALIAAYSRDSRSALLAFELLNKMGSECLRPNASTFTSLLQASYTLEDWLVGSLVHAKVVKFGFSNDLCVQTALLGMYSNCGDLESARKVFGWIVDKDVVAWNSMIFGNLKNDETKEGLHLFDGMLRSGIVPSQFTYSMVLNMCSRLRYFCLGKLIHARVIVSSTLTDLTLQNSLLDMYCNSGDTRVAFSVFSEMHNPDLVSWNTMISGYSQHGDGEQAMNLFAQLKKISLLKPDEYTFAAIISATGTYLASDYGKSLHGQVTKAGFEKSVFVGTTLVSMYFKNGETDDAQKVFYSILDKDVVLWTEMIMGFSRLADGESAIKFFSEMCQAGHKIDSFSLSGALSACSDLAMLKQGEMIHSQAVKTGYDVEMSVCGSLVDMYSKNGSLQAAYSIFSQVSDPDLKCWNSMLGGYSHHGMAEEALKLFFEIEKHGLRPDEVTFLSVLSACNHSGLVEVGKFLWKCMKENGITPGLKHYSSMVSLLGRARLLDEAEELINSSPFKEDNLELWRTLLSSCVINKNLKVGVHAAEQVLSLDAEDSATLVLLSNLYAAAGKWGSVVEMRRKIKVLTLEKDPGLSWIEDKNNVQVFCSGVQSEQEIGEAQAALHWLQGNMVRSQTDESDEQMYTT
- the LOC117635760 gene encoding salicylic acid-binding protein 2-like; translation: MAATNEAQKAHAHFVLVHGAGHGAWCWYKIKPKLESSGHKVTVLNLTGSGINMKAIHDVHSLAEYSEPLLELIASLGPKEKVILVGHSLGGMNLSLAMERFPQKISAAVFLTAFLPDTTHQPSYIMDEFMQKIPADSWLDTQFEQFGSAKEPLTSIFFGPKYLQANLYQLSPIEDLELAKSLVRKSSFFREEVAKMKKFSNEGYGSVTRVYVVSDKDLIITEEFQRWMIANSGVKNVVEIKGADHMPMFSKPQELSNAFLEIAQKYA
- the LOC117635759 gene encoding salicylic acid-binding protein 2-like gives rise to the protein MAVPKEEKHFVLVHGACHGSWCWYKIKPRLESAGHRVTALDLAASGINTKAIQDVHSLAEYSEPLLEFIASLGPEEKVILVGHSLGGMSLALAMENFPQKICVAVFLTAFVPDTTHQPSHVLDQYNQNTPTEAWLDTQFTNYGSAEEPLMSMHFGPEFLAKLYQLSPIEDLELAKSSVRVGSLFLQDLSKMKKFSNVGYGRVPRVYVVCSEDKGIPEEFQRWMIENSGVTNVVEIKGADHMPMFSKTQEVCNALVDISNKYTSDSTMVGSG